The following coding sequences are from one Arachis hypogaea cultivar Tifrunner chromosome 7, arahy.Tifrunner.gnm2.J5K5, whole genome shotgun sequence window:
- the LOC112701680 gene encoding uncharacterized protein, translating into MVPTRIASLSRFRLHQHMGTLFHSIFNLPPFASFHFPIFHFTSIVSATNLDDHDDCERNNKRNDFRNSLIDKCKLGKLSNVGEAFDLFHSMAMMKPLPSVFDFTLLLGVIVRMKHYTTVISLVQYMYSSLGIKPDCFTLNIVINCLCRIKLTPFGFSVFASMLKLGLEPPLSTFTALINGLCMQGDVARAVGTLESLKSMGYQLDVYTYGALINGLCKMGDTNAAIEWLHKMEERDCRSNVVVHSTIIDSLCKDELVSEALNMFSEMCSKGIKPNIVTYSCLIQGLCNFGRWKDAASLLDEMMKVGMMPDLQTLNILVDVFCKDGKVMQAKSAIGFMILMGERPDALYL; encoded by the coding sequence ATGGTGCCAACCCGAATAGCTTCTCTGTCTCGTTTTCGCCTTCATCAACACATGGGTACTCTCTTTCACTCCATTTTCAATCTTCCTCCTTTTGCTTCTTTTCATTTCCCCATATTTCACTTTACTTCTATAGTTAGTGCCACAAACCTTGATGATCATGATGATTGTGAGAGGAATAACAAAAGAAACGACTTCAGGAACTCCTTGATAGACAAGTGTAAGCTTGGTAAACTGAGTAATGTTGGGGAAGCTTTTGACTTGTTTCATTCTATGGCTATGATGAAGCCTTTGCCATCTGTGTTTGACTTCACTTTGTTGTTGGGTGTGATTGTGAGGATGAAGCATTACACAACTGTGATATCTTTGGTTCAATACATGTATTCTTCTTTGGGCATAAAACCTGATTGCTTTACTCTTAATATTGTGATTAATTGCCTTTGTCGAATAAAGTTGACGCCTTTCGGGTTCTCTGTTTTTGCGAGCATGCTCAAGCTTGGATTGGAGCCACCTCTGTCAACTTTCACTGCTCTCATTAATGGGCTTTGCATGCAAGGCGATGTGGCTCGGGCAGTGGGGACGCTTGAAAGTTTGAAAAGCATGGGTTATCAATTGGATGTTTACACTTATGGAGCGTTGATTAATGGATTGTGTAAGATGGGCGACACTAATGCAGCTATTGAGTGGCTACATAAGATGGAAGAAAGAGATTGTAGATCCAATGTTGTAGTTCACAGCACAATTATTGATAGTTTGTGCAAGGATGAATTGGTGTCTGAGGCTTTAAATATGTTCTCAGAAATGTGCAGCAAAGGTATTAAACCAAATATCGTCACATACAGTTGTTTGATTCAAGGTCTTTGTAATTTTGGCAGATGGAAAGATGCTGCTTCCCTGCTGGATGAGATGATGAAAGTGGGGATGATGCCAGATTTGCAAACTCTAAATATTTTAGTGGATGTTTTCTGCAAAGATGGAAAAGTTATGCAGGCTAAGAGTGCAATTGGATTTATGATTCTGATGGGTGAGCGGCCAGATGCCCTTTACCTATAA
- the LOC112703629 gene encoding protein IQ-DOMAIN 10, with amino-acid sequence MGARKCCWILFKQKKKPKEDNSQEEKVNPTEEKINEESLNGKQSSNEESSSMIPNEGGLIMDRTVPSRLIDNIAATRIQNAFRSFMARRTLNHLKGAEKFEALIQDHLAREQTATALSYIHSWSRIQDEIKARRICMITEARVKQRRLESQLKLEAKIHQLEVEWCGGSETMEEIISRLYQREEAAIKRERAMAYAFSHQWRPNCSQYFGQASYSLGKESWGWSWTERWVAVRPWEIRVRVHTSKVKKLNSLHQKSKLDKMDDNKSKGKENDTSELSNNCIPE; translated from the exons ATGGGTGCAAGGAAATGTTGTTGGATACTATTCAAACAGAAAAAGAAACCCAAAGAAGATAACTCCCAAGAAGAAAAG GTAAACCCTACCGAAGAAAAGATAAACGAAGAATCGTTGAATGGAAAGCAAAGCAGTAATGAAGAGTCAAGTAGCATGATCCCTAATGAAGGTGGTTTGATAATGGACAGAACAGTTCCTTCAAGGTTGATTGATAATATTGCTGCTACAAGGATCCAAAATGCATTTCGCTCTTTTATG GCAAGAAGAACATTAAACCATCTAAAGGGGGCAGAGAAATTTGAAGCTTTGATTCAAGATCACCTGGCCAGAGAGCAAACAGCAACTGCATTAAGCTATATACATTCATGGAGCAGAATACAAGACGAGATTAAAGCTCGCAGAATCTGTATGATAACAGAAGCTCGTGTTAAGCAAAGGAGATTGGAAAGCCAGCTAAAACTCGAAGCTAAGATTCATCAGCTAGAG GTGGAATGGTGCGGCGGTTCAGAAACAATGGAAGAGATAATTTCAAGGTTATATCAGAGAGAAGAAGCCGCAATTAAACGAGAGCGAGCCATGGCATATGCCTTCTCTCATCAG TGGAGGCCAAACTGTAGCCAATATTTCGGTCAGGCTTCGTATAGTCTCGGTAAGGAAAGCTGGGGTTGGAGCTGGACGGAGCGTTGGGTTGCGGTGCGTCCTTGGGAAATCCGGGTACGAGTTCATACCTCCAAGGTAAAGAAACTCAATAGCCTGCACCAAAAGTCCAAGTTAGATAAGATGGACGACAACAAGagcaaaggaaaagaaaacgaCACTTCGGAGTTGTCAAATAACTGTATACCTGAATAG